A window of the Pogona vitticeps strain Pit_001003342236 chromosome 4, PviZW2.1, whole genome shotgun sequence genome harbors these coding sequences:
- the RGS19 gene encoding regulator of G-protein signaling 19 isoform X1, whose amino-acid sequence MPTVYEVGKQYPEPEYPERPLPMSQHETSPTALRRASNHRRANPCCLCWCCCCSCSWNEDRERWRPTRDTKLEPIPNCESCTKPSTEEVKGWSQSFDKLMKNPAGRNVFREFLRTEYSEENMLFWLACEELKSECNKHAIEEKARMIYEDYISILSPKEVSLDSRVREGINRKMQEPSSHTFDDAQLQIYTLMHRDSYPRFLNSSIYKALLQTVSRSSSES is encoded by the exons TACCCAGAGCCAGAATACCCGGAGAGACCGCTTCCGATGTCCCAGCATGAGACGTCTCCGACTGCACTGCGACGGGCCAGCAACCACCGACGGGCCAACCCCTGCTGCTTATGCTGGTGCTGTTGCTGCAGTTGCTCATG GAATGAGGATCGTGAGCGCTGGAGGCCAACGCGAGACACCAAACTGGAGCCCATCCCAAACTGTGAATCTTG CACCAAACCCAGCACGGAGGAAGTCAAGGGCTGGTCCCAGTCGTTCGACAAGTTGATGAAAAACCCAGCCGGCAGGAACGTGTTTCGGGAATTCTTACGGACTGAATACAGCGAGGAGAACATGCTCTTCTGGCTGGCTTGCGAGGAGCTGAAAAGCGAGTGTAACAAGCACGCCATTGAAGAGAAGGCGCGGATGATCTACGAGGATTACATCTCCATCCTTTCGCCCAAGGAG GTCAGCCTGGATTCACGCGTGCGGGAAGGCATCAACCGCAAGATGCAGGAACCGTCCTCTCACACCTTCGACGACGCACAGCTCCAAATCTACACCCTCATGCACAGAGACTCCTACCCCCGTTTTCTGAACTCGTCCATCTACAAAGCCTTGCTCCAGACCGTCTCCCGGTCGTCCTCGGAGTCCTAA
- the RGS19 gene encoding regulator of G-protein signaling 19 isoform X2, whose product MYPEPEYPERPLPMSQHETSPTALRRASNHRRANPCCLCWCCCCSCSWNEDRERWRPTRDTKLEPIPNCESCTKPSTEEVKGWSQSFDKLMKNPAGRNVFREFLRTEYSEENMLFWLACEELKSECNKHAIEEKARMIYEDYISILSPKEVSLDSRVREGINRKMQEPSSHTFDDAQLQIYTLMHRDSYPRFLNSSIYKALLQTVSRSSSES is encoded by the exons TACCCAGAGCCAGAATACCCGGAGAGACCGCTTCCGATGTCCCAGCATGAGACGTCTCCGACTGCACTGCGACGGGCCAGCAACCACCGACGGGCCAACCCCTGCTGCTTATGCTGGTGCTGTTGCTGCAGTTGCTCATG GAATGAGGATCGTGAGCGCTGGAGGCCAACGCGAGACACCAAACTGGAGCCCATCCCAAACTGTGAATCTTG CACCAAACCCAGCACGGAGGAAGTCAAGGGCTGGTCCCAGTCGTTCGACAAGTTGATGAAAAACCCAGCCGGCAGGAACGTGTTTCGGGAATTCTTACGGACTGAATACAGCGAGGAGAACATGCTCTTCTGGCTGGCTTGCGAGGAGCTGAAAAGCGAGTGTAACAAGCACGCCATTGAAGAGAAGGCGCGGATGATCTACGAGGATTACATCTCCATCCTTTCGCCCAAGGAG GTCAGCCTGGATTCACGCGTGCGGGAAGGCATCAACCGCAAGATGCAGGAACCGTCCTCTCACACCTTCGACGACGCACAGCTCCAAATCTACACCCTCATGCACAGAGACTCCTACCCCCGTTTTCTGAACTCGTCCATCTACAAAGCCTTGCTCCAGACCGTCTCCCGGTCGTCCTCGGAGTCCTAA